Genomic DNA from Anabrus simplex isolate iqAnaSimp1 chromosome 9, ASM4041472v1, whole genome shotgun sequence:
CTCAACAGTTCAGTCGTCAGGTTTCCCCtctcttatgtccggctccatggctaaatggttaacgtgctggcctttggttacaggggtcccgggttcgattcccggcagggtcgggaattttaaccatcattggttaatttcgctggtatgtgtcgtcttcatcatcatttcatcctcatcatgacgcgcaggtcgcctacgggtgtcaaatcaaaagacctgtacttggcgagccgaaattgttcttggacactcccggtactaaaagccatacgccatttcattttccctcTCTTATCCTAGCTTTCTCCACTTACCTGTTCTAGCCACGCTGgaaaaaaacaaggcatcattTTACACAGTACCTATCCAGCCCGCTTGACGCTCAgttgtcaggtggtggtggtggtggtggtgctgattattgtttctaagaggaagtacaactgggcaaccattctctgtataacaataatcagagagagaaaatggaagggatccgacatttcgaaaaatgaaggtaacggccaaaaaaagacaaggcccacgaagggcgtgaaaatgaaagaccccctaggcctccattcgtaataccgtcggggtcggaaaactacaagagttgaccaagggaggtcggataggatagatgaaagtgaggagccttgcacaagtaagggaaagcaatgtcagaactcagctaaggccccgtggtcgccaacacatgctccaaagtacagagcccctggggccccttttagttgcctcttacgacaggcaggggatactgtgggtgttattctactgccccacccacaagggggcTCAGTTGTCACGCGTAATTACGTTTTTGAcattgtaaattttgtactttCCTTATTTACGTAGTGCCTCCCAGATTCCATTACCGACCGGGAAGAGGACCTCGTCCAGTATATGGCTGTTCCTAGCAAAGAAAagctaaaattaaaaataaattgttaatattttatttagcctccgtggctcagatggcagcgcgtcggcctctcacagctggataccgtgattcaaatcccggtcacttccaGCAatactttccattctcatttcacaccatctatcagtcattaatagcCTATaggttcattcattgcatccctgaccggttaaagactggaaaacaggctgtaggtttttcaatattttatttcatgttttaatattgtattttatcAGCTCATTCCCCTTACAATATGATATGGGCCTCCACCATGACTATATGATAATAGGAATATTTGTAAGTAGATGTAGGACTGTTCTCTGACGtaagaaataatgaatgtgtaccaagtagcCAATCGATTATTAACTGGACACGcaatagcattgtgagcgttcacttatatcactgagcctgtaattctgttcacaatactcCGTGCTCGAGGAAAGCGAAAGTCCTGAGTTTTGAAAAGTTAAACAGAGGGAAAGTGTGTTGCTAAAGAGCAGCTGCGTTTGTTTTAATGAACAGTAATGATTCTCTGGCGTGCGTATTGAGTTTGTACACGGTACACCTTTCCACACTTTAGAAGAAAACGTAATCTTAACAATGGTATAGATAGTAATATTATAAAATGTTTCCAccagttaatttttttaaatatattactcTTACGACGAGAAGTTGGCGAGATGAATTactgatttttgaaatggaaatgaaagataATGTTTGATTACGATAAATGTGAGTACAAAATCAAGAGAGGAATTTCTTATGACAGTCTTATCGCTGTAAATACCTATAGTTTTATGTCACCGAGGCGTAAGTTATAGAACAGAGCCTTTGCCGTTGTGTGTGCCATCTGCAGTGTCCTGGTGGTACTAGAAAGTGATTGTTGGCGGGAGCGAGCGGGGATAGGTTGATTACTTGGACAAGTGCGTGGGAATGTGGCGGTCAAATTTCAACATTCGAGGCAGTGGATGAGATCCAGGATAAGGAGCCGTAAGTGGCGATAGGTCGaacaaataccatattttacacgctgtccgactccttggatgagtGCTCAGTGTAGAGaattccgggttggattcccggccggatcgaggattttaatcgcggctGATTAATTCTTTCGGCTCGAGGACGgggtgtttgagtttgtcccaacattcccctcttcatattcagacaacaaaccacactaccaaccaccatagaaacaggcaatagtgattacatccgtccacataggattgtgtcagaaagggcatccggccgtaaaacagggccaactccacatgttCGATATAGTTTGCACCAGGGACACCAAAGACGTAGGAAAAGccgtagtagcagcagcagcagtagtagtagtagtagtagtagtagtagtagtagtagttttcaagttgttttacgtcgcactgacacagataggtcttatggcgacgatgggacaggaaagggctaggagtgggaaggaagcggccgtggccttaattaaggtacaaccccagcgtttgcctggtgtgaaaatgggaaaccgcggaaaaccatcttcagagctgccgacagtgtggttcgaacccactatctcccgaataatggataatggccgcacttaagcgactactgataccgagctcggtagtagtagtagtagtagtagtagtagtagtagtagtagaattttATACGCTATGTGTTCCCAGGTTTGACAGACCAACAACGGAAGGGGTGAAACCTCTTGTATGCTCTTTCATAATCTTGATTGAAGTGAGGGCGTTAGAAGCAAAGAGGtacaagtgaaaaaaaaaaaaaaaaaaaaagaattagtaTGCGGCACGTGTAAGGAAAGAACCAATCTGGTGTCAAAACAGTGCAATAGGTGCTCCATCCAGATTCACCTCACCGATCTGTCTGGCAGTAGAGAGAGCAAACTGCTCACAATAAGCCAGGTGGAGTAAACGTGAGGATTGGGCGGATGAAGTTTCAGAATAACTGCTGATGATTTCAATTCCACTGAAAACGTGAAGCAGTGCCTAAAACATAGTGTTGTGTAGATCAGCGAATTTCGATGGTTCCCTTTAAAGAAGGATCACCCATTCAAGTGCTCTCTCGATGAAGATCTGGAGTTTGAAACTTACGACATGAAGATCTggttctttttttgttatttgttttacgtcgcaccgacacagataggtctttggcgacgatgggataggaaaagaagtcgaaggaagtggccgtggcctttgccgtggcatttgcctggtgtgaaaatgggacaccatggaaaatcatcttcagggctgccgacagtggggctcgaacccactatctccggattactggatactggtcgcacttaagcgactgcagctatcgaactcggtaacatGAAGATCAACCAGTGCATTGACATTAACCCCTTTGTATTGAACCctttgacttaccattccatcgttggtcggccacagctgctgcagtagaacaatatcgaactcttaaatcttggggtcgtagcgggaataattcggtcacgatcttaaccaaacgatggggttcagaagagagcctaactacttgaaatgaagagcaaatatgtgcttactgacTTTTATTGactcaattaactgcacaaaaaatcatttatttaaaattcttgatcaagaaaatatttaattatttaatgtttcaaacgcagccacattgcatggcgttagttgtATTGATTACAGTATTGAAGAATTTTCGGAGAaaaatagaaatatcacagattagtggacggcgaaactgaaaaagtgaaaagaaaacctgaaaatcgggcacctattggtccaaacgataactgagaattaatccacacgatccgtggaaaatctgaccttcaacaagtagaatgccagatttactcttaactaaggttatccaccagtcaaataccctatcggatatgggaacacccgccgaatggacccttaatcgaaccaaattgactatcagttgcttgtaacccatgccaacagattgaaacaatatgtttccgaaccgatattttatgttacgtgtttatgtgataacttgttcaacagctagggacttaaatgtaagcagtgtatttcttatagcactagcgttctgtttaattttactttccgcatgagctacatgcttgtaacccatgccaacagattgattgatatttcatgttacatgtttttttttcctatttgctttacgtcgcactgacagagatatgtgttatgacgacgatgggaaggaagcggccgtggccttaattaaggtacagccccagtatttgcctggtgtgaaaatgggaaaccacggaaaaccatcttcagggctgccgacagtggggctcgaacccactatctcccgattactggatactggccgcacttaaacgactgcagctatcgagctcggtgtgttacatgtttatgcgataacttgtttcactttccgtgtttgcgataatagaacagggtttaaatctatgttttttctattgtaactaaatcagattatcgtttaccgagcgagttggctacgcagtataatttttttctgtagtttttgattttcgcacaagacaaatgatagaaggtaaatcatttgaagttgtacttttgttgtattcatattatagagttaactacgcagtatgtgcactgccttatgcataagatcgcgttgtatgttcgataaagctatgccttaaccgagcgggaagaggaggaggacgttataacagccgctatcttgcataTGCTATACAGAATTATTATTCTTTTCTCTGTTCGAatgcatcttcttagaacaaaggtatcccctgacatgttctgaacacacattgtatcgggtacagtgttcgattctagtcttgatcacttatgtagtgatctgaacatatcaaacaatgttctgaacgcatgttgaagttaacgacatcgagtacagtgtttaattctagtcttgttatatttcttttgtaatctgcaagtctaaacatgcacaatgatgttatcgctgcacactcttgccttcgcgatgcaggtttaaacttgttcgatagagatataaagctatgccttgacataggaggtggaggaggaggatgaggccttaacagtctatgtatagccgccattgtttaaagatgacagctgtcaaaaaagcacgtagaattttttaaattacccgccaccacatttcaaaggtatgaggtttagtgttgtaaagacgggagctgtcaaaaaagcacatggaatttaaattacccaccaccacatgtataaggatgaggtttagtgtcgtaaagatagcagcacgatgcgttgttgtttaaagatggtggtcaACAGCTATCAAAACcgcgtataatttttccaaattgccgccaccatatttcaaaggtagtagctaaaggtggcagcacggtgctctgttgattaaagatggcggatgacagctgtcacgaggacattgccgccatcacatttcaaaggaagtagctaaagatggcagcacggtgctctgttgattaaagatggtcgctgtcaaaaataacgtagctttgaagagcacgtggaatttcaaattgtcctctaccacatgcataacagcagccgccatcttgtgcgagcacccctaggccgtctcataagtagctatgtatagccgccatcttgtcgctgccatcttgtgcaagcatccatagggcgtctcataagagcctatgtatagcagtcatctggtgcaagcacccttaagcagtctcataagaagctatgtatagccgccattttgtgtccgccatcttgcgcaagcatccctaaggcgtctcataaaagcagcagccatcttgtgcaagcacccttaagcagtctcataagaagctatgtatagccgccatcttgtagaattagatagctgtcaatgccaaagggcctaagtaggaaccgaaccgttgatctcatcattagactactttgttcttatgctgtcatgttcctgatactgcgaacttCAGTATTAGGCAGAACATTTTTTTCCGTTtagctctacgacgcaccgttttcgagatatttaacattttgcatttaagcccaaaatttaatgaatcgaaccagcacagcatgttataatctctaccatagcaagacctaatcaagttacgaaaacttgcttcaatacaagctaaaactgacAAAATGCCAAAGgccttaagtaggaaccgaactgttgatctcatcattggactacttttttcttatgctgtcatgttccttatactgcgaacccaggtactaggcagaaaaattttgtccgttttgctctacgacgcaccgttttcgagatatttaacattttgcatttaagccccaaatttaatgaatcgaaccagcacggtacgttagcctctaagctaactttcttgataagagcagcagccatcttgcgcaagcacccttaaggtgtcccATAAGgcgccgtgtatagccgccatcttgtgtccgccatcttgcgcaagcatccttagggagtctcataagagcagcagccataagcatccttaagccgtctcataagagcgggtgccatcttgcgcaagcacccttaaggtgtctcataaggagacatgtatagccgccatcttgcgcaagcatcccaagggagtctgataagaacctatgtatagcagtcatcttgcagccaccatcttgcgtaagcacccttaaggcgtctcataaggagtcatgtatagcctccatcttgtgcaattagcgtcgagaagggcatccggtcgtaaaacaggttAGGTCcgtctatgaggttaggcttgctgtcttgcgtgtcaaaagttcttgtgcaagcacccttaacgcgtctcataaggagtcatgtatagccgccatctcatgcaattaacgtcgggaagggcatccggccgtaaaactgagggtaGGCCTCCATGagattaggcttgctgtcttgtgcgtcaaaagttaggttaagcccctctaagatagcggatgtgaggttaggcggtgtctcataagaagccatgtatagccgccatcttgtgcaattcgcgccgggaagggcatccagccgtaaatatgaggttaggcccttccatgaggttaggtttgctgtcttgtgagtcaaaagttaggttaagcccctccaagataacgcatgtgaggttagggtcgcgctcttaggcgtcaggaaggtcatccggctgtaaaactaaggttaggcccttccatgaggttaggctagctgtCTCACGcataaaagttaggttaagtccctccgagatggcggatgtgaggttagggtcgtgctCTTAGCCatcgtgaggaggaggcctctcccgagagcgtgtgggggaggtggtggaggagggctctcccgagagcgtgaggaggaggtggcggccgaactctccacttatactactgatgtattctaccacccagcCACAGAGTGTTCTgttgacatgaaatggcgtatagcttttagtgccgggagtgtccgaggacaagttcggctcgccagatgcagttcttttgatttgactcccataggcgacttgcgcgtctccgtgccagcgaaatgaaccaattatggttaaaattcccgaacctgccgggaatcgaacccgggacccctgtgcccaaaggccagcacactaaccatttagccacggagtcggacaggGTGTTCTGTTAATGTACTCTGATAAGTTACAGTTTAAATCGGAGTCAAAGGTAATTTTTGGAACAAATTTCAAAATCTTTAAGAATCTCCATGTCCGGACCTAAATGTAAGCTTAATAACTCATAGCTGTCCAGTTCATTTTTCACCTTCTATATGCACATTTTATGAAGAAGCAGATTACAATATAATCTATTATTCCAGTACAAAATCATACTGTATGTGTCCTCGATAATCATTCTATAATACGGTTAATTCATTTCAATGTTTTATACTATATGTACGTatcctaatttataaaattacattacaaattaaaatatagcctATTCAGCAGTTACACTTATTAGTTTTCAATGGTTGCCACAAAGGACAGTATATAGATAAGCATATTTCTTACCATCATGAATTCATTAGTTGGTACATGATTCTACTTCACATTTGCTGAAATAAATAACACCGAATTGCACAAGTACTGTCTTTCTGAGTCAACCATTTGTTTATGCCTTTATTGCTTTCATATACATTCGTATCACAAGAAAGCTTCACTCAGCAGCACATCTTCTAGAGTGAGATTTCTCAGTTAAAATATTGCAGTGAGTGTATGCGTCATGGAAGTTGGTAACGGATAAAGTTTACCAAATGGACAGATACCGAATGAGTCAGGAATAACACAGTAATTCGAAATTGCACCCATCAATATAGTCTTGGATACTTTTAGAAAATAAATCCAGAGGGCAAAGTTCTTGATGTTCTTCGCACCCAGGAATACGCACTATTTCTTCTTGATGCATCGTGAGAACATGatatccatcatcacatttatatAATATAAAGGCCAAGTTTGTGCCAAATGTATCTATCTTGCTGACTCTCCATAACCGTGAATGAAGGGATTGGTAGAGACTGTGTTTTAGCATGTCGGTGTCTTTATAAAGTCCCAAACGTGATAGAATCTTTAAGAGCGTTCCCGAGTGAGTAAAATAAACTACTGTTCGTGGTGTATCTTGTTTGGACAAAACTGGTATAATATGTGTTGCCATGTCTGTAACAGCAGGACACGCTTGTTCGTAGGTGAGGTTATAACCATATCCGTCAACCCAGTAAGAATTTAAGTCCTCAGCAAACTCAAGAACCTtgaaattttcttctgaaaatgCTGCACACCAGGGAGATTTCTTCCAGCGATACCAAGCAGTTTCAAAAGCACACGTTAAGTACATGAGTCGTACATCTTCCAGAGATAATGTAAAGTTCAGGTTCAAACGCCCACTAACATTTATCAGCGTCCGTTGCATTTCAGAACCTGCTTCAAATTTCTTTTGCTCGCTCAAAGCTTCTGGATTATCACGAACTTGTTCCTTCCATCGCTTACATAGTTTGTAAAACCTCAAGACAGGATCTCTCTTCACAGCTGGGGGATACCATACTCGATAGCTCATTTTCCTTCCGAATAAGCCCACAGTGAAAGCTCTGGCACTAGCAGAGGTACGTTGAGTGGCTGTATAACGGAACAAGAAAGTTGAATTGGAATAGCTTTCAGGGAAAAGGTCTGGAAAACGCGCCTGGAAACGTTCTGCAAGTTCTATCATTTCTTCTTCTCCTGAAGCTGTAAGCATTTTCTCATCCATGTCCTCCAGTTCGTTTGTCCATGATCTTAATGCCTTCATATCTTCCTCACACAAACCAATTTCTCCTCCCTGAGGTGAATTTTCGAGAATTAAATCTCTCAGTTGCGGCAAACGCTCCCTCATCTTGTGGATTATTTTCGAGTTCGGATTTCTAGTTCCATGGCGAACCATCATCCATATCTTTTCAAACTGACACCCTTCTTTCATGTGCCAAGGATATGTTGGAAAATTATCCGTTCGTTTGTAAGGAGAAATTGTACCTAAGTGTTGGTCAAAGCCGACGAATCTTTTGTGACACTCCGGTTTTGTTGTTgaaataatatagatgttgataaATATTATACAAATATGAATAAGTAGGTGTATGTTTCTCGACATATTAAACACAAAACACACATATTACTGTTGTCATCTGATCCAAGGATCATATAAGGGAAATCGTCAGAAATAGTCAAAGAACTCTGCTATATCGTTGTACAcagagtattctaagttccttggtTGTCCACGAGATTACAAGGCCGGGAAGGACAAGAAATACGGGTGGCATTAGAGTTCTGCATCCTGCTTGTACCAGCCCACGTCCCCAAGGTCTgtatcgttgcctacgttataatacaaggcctggaaatagagcccgtaaaacgctatggatgtggttacactgaagttcaatgccgggccgctaggatcgctatcttgccccctgtcgaccaggctcgcgcctttaaacgtgttcattaactgagttggttgtgaatgtattatgtatttgtctgatgttaagcattcgcagttccagtcatggtttattcacgagaaattaaaggcagtggaatttcgtttcacaagtttccagtgaatgttcctaagttttgatccgagttacgtcataagaatcgggcgatcccaaaatttgtcactggaattttttttgaactatgctaccgtgaccggcaatcatttgagaggcatcttcaaactcagaaatcttaaattagtaAACCAACggggaaaataatttgcccaacaaatttcacgaaaatgaatgtagcaagagctaaaaatattgtattttcccctgaaacaatctctggtttgtaaagtatggaggtggttttgtcccgagagcataaaatacagtttaaaataagccatttgttttatggagcattttattaaattgttcaatgcgcataacgtctgcaacacctcacatgggacatattcaggaacgagaacaaacgaacatcttttaaccgggcgagttggtcgtacggttaggggagcgcggctgtgagcttgcatccgggagatagtgggttcgaatcccactgtcggcagccctgaagatggttttctgtggtttcccattttgacaccaggcaaatgctggggctgtaccttaattaaggccaaggccgcttccttccaactcctaagcctttcctatcccatcgtcgccataatacctatctgtgtcggtgcgatgtaagtcactagcaaaaaaaaaaaaaacttttagtactgaagatgaactcctcagttggttaattaatgatttcctgtcatgtattaagaaacttaaactgcattaaaatgcaaatgtattatagcgtaggcaacggtctgTATACACAGGCTAAGGCCAGCTACCGTAACCCAGAGAAagcatggcggacatcggtgggtgACATGAGAGG
This window encodes:
- the LOC136880854 gene encoding multiple inositol polyphosphate phosphatase 1-like yields the protein MKEGCQFEKIWMMVRHGTRNPNSKIIHKMRERLPQLRDLILENSPQGGEIGLCEEDMKALRSWTNELEDMDEKMLTASGEEEMIELAERFQARFPDLFPESYSNSTFLFRYTATQRTSASARAFTVGLFGRKMSYRVWYPPAVKRDPVLRFYKLCKRWKEQVRDNPEALSEQKKFEAGSEMQRTLINVSGRLNLNFTLSLEDVRLMYLTCAFETAWYRWKKSPWCAAFSEENFKVLEFAEDLNSYWVDGYGYNLTYEQACPAVTDMATHIIPVLSKQDTPRTVVYFTHSGTLLKILSRLGLYKDTDMLKHSLYQSLHSRLWRVSKIDTFGTNLAFILYKCDDGYHVLTMHQEEIVRIPGCEEHQELCPLDLFSKSIQDYIDGCNFELLCYS